The Tenacibaculum jejuense genome includes a window with the following:
- a CDS encoding F0F1 ATP synthase subunit B, whose product MDQLLNDFSPGLFFMQAIILIVLLVLLAKFAWKPILNSLDEREEGIQSALDQAENARKEMQNLQADNEKLLKEARAERDAMMKEAREIKDKIIADAKEEAGEEASKMIENAKATIKQDQQAAIAELKKKVAELSIGIAETVVKKELASQDDQLKLVEGMLEDVTLN is encoded by the coding sequence ATGGATCAGTTATTAAATGATTTTTCGCCAGGGTTATTTTTCATGCAAGCGATAATCCTTATCGTATTATTAGTTTTATTAGCTAAGTTTGCTTGGAAACCAATTTTAAATTCTCTTGACGAAAGAGAAGAAGGTATTCAGAGTGCTTTAGATCAAGCTGAGAATGCTCGTAAGGAAATGCAAAACTTACAGGCTGATAATGAAAAATTATTAAAAGAAGCGAGAGCAGAACGTGATGCAATGATGAAGGAAGCTCGCGAGATCAAAGATAAAATTATTGCTGATGCTAAAGAAGAAGCAGGAGAAGAAGCTTCTAAAATGATTGAAAATGCAAAAGCAACAATCAAGCAAGATCAACAAGCTGCAATTGCAGAATTAAAGAAAAAAGTAGCAGAGCTTTCAATTGGTATCGCTGAAACAGTTGTAAAGAAAGAATTAGCTTCTCAAGACGATCAATTAAAGCTTGTAGAAGGAATGTTAGAAGACGTTACTTTAAACTAA
- the atpH gene encoding ATP synthase F1 subunit delta, translated as MKQSRPALRYAKAILNLAKEQGNDAEVNDNMKLIAATVAESDDLDAMLKSPVIKASDKKKVLDALFGDKVNSIGKGLFSLLAENKRMSMLESVAKQYTIIFDYYKNMQVATVTTAVALSSELEAKIQKKIVEITGNSATIENVINPDILGGFILRVGDVQYDASISNQLNELRREFDNSHYIPKI; from the coding sequence ATGAAACAGTCAAGACCAGCATTACGTTACGCAAAAGCGATATTAAACCTAGCTAAAGAGCAAGGTAATGATGCAGAAGTAAACGATAACATGAAACTTATCGCTGCTACTGTTGCTGAAAGTGACGATTTAGATGCTATGCTTAAAAGTCCAGTTATTAAAGCTTCTGATAAAAAGAAAGTGTTAGACGCTTTATTTGGAGATAAAGTAAATAGTATCGGAAAAGGATTATTTAGCTTATTAGCTGAAAATAAAAGAATGTCAATGTTAGAAAGTGTTGCTAAGCAATACACTATCATTTTCGATTACTACAAGAACATGCAGGTTGCTACAGTTACTACAGCAGTTGCTTTAAGTTCAGAATTAGAGGCTAAGATCCAAAAAAAGATTGTTGAAATTACTGGAAACAGTGCAACAATTGAAAACGTAATAAATCCAGATATTTTAGGAGGATTTATTTTACGTGTAGGAGATGTGCAGTACGATGCAAGTATCTCTAACCAATTAAACGAATTAAGAAGAGAATTTGACAATAGTCATTATATTCCAAAAATTTAA
- the atpA gene encoding F0F1 ATP synthase subunit alpha, whose translation MAAIKPAEVSAILKEQLTNFESKATLNEVGTVLQVGDGIARVYGLSNVQYGELVEFGNGLEGIVLNLEEDNVGVVLLGASTGVSEGSTVKRTERIASLKVGEGVVGRVVDTLGNPIDGKGPIEGETFEMPLERKAPGVIYRQPVTEPLQTGIKSVDAMIPIGRGQRELIIGDRQTGKSTVAIDTILNQKEFYDAGEPVYCIYVAVGQKGSTVAAIANMLEEKGALAYTTIVAANASDPAPMQVYAPFAGAAIGEYFRDTGRPALIIYDDLSKQAVAYREVSLLLRRPPGREAYPGDVFYLHSRLLERAAKVINDDSIAAQMNDLPESLKSKVKGGGSLTALPIIETQAGDVSAYIPTNVISITDGQIFLESDLFNSGVRPAINVGISVSRVGGSAQIKSMKKVSGTLKLDQAQYRELEAFAKFGSDLDAATMNVISKGQRNVEILKQNQGDPFTVEDQIAIIYAGSKNLLKDVPVNKVKEFEANYIEFLNAKHRDTLDTLKSGKLTDEATDVLTQAAKEISAKYSA comes from the coding sequence ATGGCAGCAATTAAACCAGCTGAAGTATCAGCAATTTTAAAGGAACAATTAACAAATTTTGAATCAAAAGCTACGTTAAACGAAGTAGGAACTGTATTACAAGTAGGTGATGGTATCGCACGTGTTTACGGTTTATCTAACGTACAATATGGTGAATTAGTTGAATTTGGTAACGGTTTAGAAGGAATCGTATTAAACTTAGAAGAAGATAACGTTGGTGTTGTATTATTAGGAGCATCTACTGGAGTAAGTGAAGGTTCTACAGTAAAACGTACTGAAAGAATTGCTTCTTTAAAAGTTGGAGAAGGAGTTGTAGGTAGAGTTGTAGATACTTTAGGTAACCCAATCGACGGTAAAGGACCAATCGAAGGAGAAACTTTCGAAATGCCTTTAGAGCGTAAAGCACCAGGGGTAATCTATCGTCAACCAGTAACGGAACCATTACAAACAGGTATTAAGTCTGTAGATGCAATGATTCCAATTGGACGTGGACAACGTGAGTTAATCATTGGTGACCGTCAAACTGGTAAATCAACAGTTGCTATTGATACTATCTTAAATCAAAAAGAATTTTACGATGCAGGTGAGCCAGTATATTGTATCTACGTTGCAGTAGGTCAAAAAGGTTCTACAGTAGCTGCTATCGCTAACATGTTAGAAGAAAAAGGAGCTTTAGCGTATACAACTATTGTTGCTGCTAACGCTTCAGATCCTGCTCCAATGCAGGTATATGCACCTTTCGCAGGAGCTGCTATCGGTGAGTATTTCCGTGATACTGGTCGTCCAGCATTAATCATTTATGATGATTTATCTAAGCAAGCAGTTGCGTATCGTGAGGTATCTTTATTATTACGTCGTCCGCCAGGACGTGAGGCGTATCCTGGAGATGTATTCTACTTACACTCTAGATTATTAGAGCGTGCAGCAAAAGTTATTAATGACGATTCAATTGCAGCTCAAATGAACGACTTACCAGAGTCATTAAAGAGTAAAGTAAAAGGTGGTGGTTCTTTAACTGCATTACCAATTATCGAAACTCAAGCGGGAGATGTTTCTGCATATATTCCAACAAATGTAATTTCGATTACTGATGGTCAGATTTTCTTAGAGTCTGATTTATTCAACTCGGGTGTTCGTCCAGCGATTAACGTAGGTATTTCTGTATCTCGTGTAGGAGGTTCTGCTCAGATTAAGTCAATGAAGAAAGTATCTGGTACATTAAAGTTAGATCAAGCTCAGTACCGTGAATTAGAAGCATTTGCTAAGTTTGGTTCTGATTTAGATGCAGCTACAATGAATGTAATTTCTAAAGGTCAACGTAACGTTGAGATTTTAAAGCAAAATCAAGGAGATCCATTTACAGTAGAAGATCAGATCGCTATTATTTACGCAGGTTCTAAGAACTTATTAAAAGATGTTCCTGTAAATAAAGTAAAAGAATTTGAAGCAAATTATATCGAGTTCTTAAATGCAAAGCATAGAGATACATTAGATACATTAAAATCAGGGAAATTAACTGATGAGGCTACTGATGTATTAACACAAGCAGCTAAAGAGATTTCTGCTAAATATTCAGCATAA
- the atpG gene encoding ATP synthase F1 subunit gamma — MANLKEIRNRITSIKSTMQITSAMKMVSAAKLKKAQDAITAMRPYSSKLTELLQSLSATLEGNTGGAYSEQREVNKVLLVAVTSNRGLCGGFNSSIIKKTVSTINETYNGVEVDLLTIGKKGNDILSKEYNVVENNNSIFDDLTFDNAAEVAQQLMDLYVAGTYDRIEIIYNQFKNAATQIAMVEQFLPIKPVEGENNVSSDYIFEPSKEEIVLELIPKSLKTQLYKAIRDSFAAEHGARMTAMHKATDNAKELRDDLLLTYNKARQAAITNEILEIVGGAEALNN; from the coding sequence ATGGCAAACTTAAAAGAAATACGTAACAGAATTACTTCGATTAAATCAACAATGCAGATTACATCTGCCATGAAAATGGTATCTGCTGCAAAGTTGAAAAAGGCACAAGATGCTATTACAGCAATGCGCCCTTATTCTTCTAAATTAACTGAACTTTTACAAAGTTTAAGTGCTACTTTAGAAGGAAATACAGGAGGAGCTTATTCTGAACAAAGAGAAGTAAACAAAGTTTTATTAGTTGCTGTTACTTCTAACAGAGGTTTATGTGGAGGATTTAACTCTTCTATCATCAAAAAAACTGTTAGTACAATTAATGAAACATACAACGGAGTAGAAGTTGACCTTTTAACTATCGGTAAAAAAGGAAACGACATTTTATCAAAAGAGTATAATGTTGTTGAAAATAACAATAGTATTTTCGATGATTTAACTTTTGATAATGCTGCTGAAGTTGCTCAACAATTAATGGATTTATACGTTGCAGGTACTTACGATAGAATCGAAATTATCTACAATCAATTTAAAAATGCTGCTACGCAAATTGCAATGGTAGAGCAATTTTTACCTATTAAACCTGTTGAAGGAGAAAACAATGTTAGTTCAGACTATATTTTCGAACCTTCTAAAGAAGAGATAGTTTTAGAATTAATTCCTAAGTCATTAAAAACTCAGTTATATAAAGCAATTCGTGATTCATTTGCTGCCGAACACGGTGCTCGTATGACTGCAATGCACAAAGCAACAGATAATGCTAAGGAATTACGTGACGATTTATTATTAACATATAACAAAGCACGTCAGGCTGCAATTACTAATGAGATCTTAGAGATCGTTGGTGGGGCAGAAGCATTGAATAACTAA
- a CDS encoding fibronectin type III domain-containing protein: MRKIIFFLQLFILSILLSCSNDEELNVPPSSVSGIEAEVISETRVKISWEASEDPNGDDVTYTVIVNGTLIENKTSNTSLELDVTEFLPLSNRQLKEVIARGTGLELSISITAFDSESNVSEETEVKRYVFINRAPGDFDFVQIDFNLFNYDFITLEWSPATDADNDILSYDVFINDDPLVEDYIIGSNNFNSNGSISVNYNFRDLIEDEFIIKIVANDRSGGTKEITRAFNFRATDVDLGTISLPYNESQDYEFSDNETDRKIGYNFTLETATGISITDFTNNKSFILTRKDNNQFINSGGTKLNVESLEPGDYYLEIQEDFRNVQSGTFSLNFRNATETDVNLGVLSSPFSGTESLEVLNSEPDNVIVFEFEAVGTARYTFTTNASVSMTLFDENRNFLNSSFGSNFTGIIRNSQKYFLEIRNQSFSRISESVNINVNPVNIINESENLGTINTPFNRNYEYDTTSSTNGVNRISFNINTNATYTIETIVANYDTFLRLYDSNGVQLNSDDDGGQGALSRIVGSLQPGSYVIEVAGFSGNRGNGVVSVNLN; this comes from the coding sequence ATGAGAAAAATTATATTTTTCCTACAACTTTTTATTTTATCAATTCTTTTATCATGTAGTAATGATGAAGAGTTAAATGTACCACCTTCTAGTGTTTCTGGAATAGAAGCTGAAGTTATATCAGAAACTAGAGTTAAAATTTCTTGGGAGGCATCAGAGGATCCAAACGGAGACGATGTTACATATACTGTAATTGTCAATGGAACTTTAATTGAAAACAAAACTAGTAATACTTCTTTAGAGTTGGATGTTACTGAATTTTTACCTTTAAGTAATAGACAATTAAAAGAAGTTATAGCTAGAGGTACAGGTTTAGAATTATCAATTAGTATAACAGCTTTTGATAGTGAAAGCAATGTTTCAGAGGAAACTGAGGTTAAACGTTATGTTTTTATCAATAGAGCTCCAGGTGATTTTGACTTTGTACAAATTGACTTTAATTTATTTAACTATGATTTTATTACATTAGAATGGTCTCCTGCTACTGATGCAGATAATGACATTCTTTCTTATGATGTTTTTATCAATGATGATCCATTAGTAGAGGATTACATCATTGGTTCTAATAATTTCAATAGTAACGGTAGTATTAGTGTAAATTATAACTTTAGAGATCTAATAGAAGATGAATTTATAATTAAAATAGTAGCTAATGATAGATCTGGAGGTACAAAAGAAATAACTAGAGCTTTTAATTTTAGAGCAACAGATGTGGACTTAGGTACAATAAGTTTACCATATAACGAATCACAGGACTACGAATTTTCAGACAACGAAACCGACAGAAAGATAGGTTATAATTTCACATTAGAAACTGCTACAGGTATATCTATTACTGATTTTACTAATAACAAATCTTTTATTCTTACAAGAAAGGATAATAATCAATTTATTAATTCAGGTGGTACTAAGTTGAATGTTGAATCTTTAGAACCAGGAGATTATTATCTTGAAATTCAAGAAGATTTTAGAAACGTACAATCAGGTACATTTTCATTAAATTTTAGAAATGCAACAGAAACGGATGTAAACTTAGGTGTACTTTCTTCTCCATTTTCTGGAACAGAAAGTCTTGAAGTATTAAATTCAGAACCAGATAACGTTATTGTTTTTGAATTTGAGGCTGTTGGGACAGCAAGATATACTTTTACAACAAATGCATCAGTTTCAATGACTTTATTTGATGAAAATAGAAATTTTTTAAATAGTAGTTTTGGATCTAACTTTACTGGAATTATTAGAAATTCTCAGAAATATTTCCTAGAGATAAGAAATCAGTCTTTTAGTCGAATTTCAGAATCAGTTAATATTAATGTTAATCCTGTAAATATCATTAATGAGAGTGAAAATTTAGGAACTATAAATACACCATTCAATAGAAATTACGAATATGACACAACTTCTTCGACAAATGGTGTAAACAGAATTAGTTTTAATATCAATACAAACGCTACTTATACTATTGAAACAATAGTAGCAAATTATGATACCTTTTTAAGATTGTATGATTCAAATGGAGTACAATTAAATTCAGATGATGATGGAGGTCAAGGCGCATTATCGAGAATTGTTGGCTCACTACAGCCAGGTAGTTATGTAATTGAAGTTGCAGGTTTTTCCGGAAATAGAGGAAATGGAGTTGTCTCTGTGAATCTTAATTAA
- the dxs gene encoding 1-deoxy-D-xylulose-5-phosphate synthase, which produces MSEKLLNTIIIPSDLRKLDTKELPQVAQELREFIIDIVATKEGHLGASLGVIELTIALHYVFNTPEDLLVWDVGHQAYGHKILTGRKDNFHTNRQLHGISGFPKRSESEYDTFGVGHSSTSISAALGMAIASQLKGEHKHHIAVIGDASIASGMAFEALNHAGVTNANLLVILNDNAIGIDPAVGALKEYLTRVKSERSDVEQDNIFEALNFDYSGPIDGHNLEEIIRELQRLKHISGPKFLHVITTKGKGLRQAEEDQVKYHAPGKFDKVSGDLLPKPKSIQPPKYQDVFGKTIVELAEQNDKIVGITPAMLTGSSLKFMLDKFPNRTFDVGIAEQHAVTLAAGMAAEGIIPYCNVYSTFLQRAYDQIIHDVALQNLPVIFCLDRAGLVGEDGATHHGVFDLAYLRCIPNLTIFAPRNEIELRNILYTVQLGIKNPIAIRYPRGRGVTIDWQLPFDTIEIGKGACLQKGNEIAILSIGSIAKNVSEALKSSKEKGQVAHYDLRFVKPLDQELLHRIFKKFDKIITIEDGTIKGGFGSAILEFATEHHYKNQIKVLGIPDQFIHHGTVAELHQTCGIDAKSISSEIKSIL; this is translated from the coding sequence ATGTCTGAAAAGCTATTAAATACTATTATCATTCCTTCAGATCTTAGAAAATTAGACACAAAGGAATTGCCTCAAGTAGCTCAAGAGCTTCGTGAATTTATTATTGATATTGTAGCTACCAAAGAAGGTCATTTAGGTGCTAGTTTAGGTGTTATTGAACTTACCATAGCGTTGCATTATGTATTTAATACTCCTGAAGATTTATTGGTTTGGGATGTTGGACATCAAGCATACGGACATAAAATTTTAACGGGTAGAAAAGATAATTTTCATACCAATCGCCAACTTCACGGGATTTCTGGATTTCCAAAACGTAGCGAAAGTGAATACGATACATTTGGAGTTGGACATTCTTCAACATCAATTTCTGCAGCTTTAGGAATGGCAATTGCTTCGCAACTAAAAGGTGAACATAAACATCATATCGCTGTTATTGGAGATGCATCGATAGCTAGTGGAATGGCCTTTGAAGCTTTAAATCACGCTGGAGTAACTAATGCTAATCTTTTAGTTATTTTAAATGATAATGCCATAGGAATTGATCCTGCTGTAGGAGCTTTAAAAGAGTATTTAACTCGAGTTAAGTCTGAAAGAAGTGATGTTGAACAAGATAATATTTTTGAAGCTCTAAACTTTGATTATTCTGGTCCAATTGACGGTCATAATTTGGAGGAAATTATTCGTGAATTACAACGTTTAAAACATATTTCTGGACCTAAGTTTTTACATGTTATTACAACAAAAGGGAAAGGATTACGTCAGGCAGAAGAAGATCAGGTGAAATATCATGCTCCTGGAAAGTTTGATAAAGTTTCTGGAGATTTACTTCCGAAGCCTAAGAGTATTCAACCACCAAAATATCAAGATGTTTTTGGAAAAACTATTGTAGAACTTGCAGAACAAAACGATAAAATAGTTGGAATTACTCCAGCAATGTTAACTGGGAGTTCTTTAAAATTTATGTTAGATAAGTTTCCAAATAGAACTTTCGATGTTGGAATAGCAGAACAACATGCTGTTACTTTAGCTGCTGGAATGGCCGCCGAAGGTATTATTCCTTATTGTAATGTCTATTCCACGTTTTTGCAACGAGCTTACGATCAAATTATCCACGATGTAGCTTTGCAAAATCTACCTGTGATTTTTTGTTTAGATCGTGCTGGATTAGTCGGTGAAGATGGAGCAACACATCATGGTGTTTTTGATCTTGCTTATTTACGTTGTATTCCAAACCTAACTATTTTCGCTCCACGGAATGAAATTGAATTAAGAAACATCTTATATACAGTTCAGTTAGGTATAAAAAATCCTATAGCGATTCGTTACCCAAGAGGTAGAGGAGTTACTATCGATTGGCAATTACCTTTTGATACAATAGAAATAGGAAAAGGAGCTTGTTTACAAAAAGGAAACGAAATAGCTATACTTTCTATTGGTTCTATAGCTAAAAATGTCTCAGAAGCTTTAAAATCATCAAAAGAGAAGGGTCAAGTTGCACATTATGATTTACGTTTTGTAAAACCACTTGATCAGGAGCTCTTACATCGCATCTTTAAAAAGTTTGATAAAATAATTACAATTGAAGACGGAACTATAAAAGGTGGATTCGGTTCTGCCATTTTAGAGTTTGCAACTGAACATCATTATAAAAATCAAATTAAAGTTTTAGGAATACCAGATCAGTTTATACATCATGGTACAGTAGCAGAGTTACATCAAACTTGTGGAATTGATGCTAAATCTATTTCATCGGAAATTAAGAGTATACTATAA
- the rsmI gene encoding 16S rRNA (cytidine(1402)-2'-O)-methyltransferase, whose product MSKLYLVPTPIGNLEDITFRALKVLKEVDYILAEDTRTSGKLLKHFDINTPMQSHHMHNEHKTVEHIVKRIQAGEIFALISDAGTPAISDPGFLLTRACIQNNIEVECLPGATAFVPALVNSGLPNDKFVFEGFLPVKKGRQTRLKFLAEETRTIIFYESPHKLLKTLTNFSEYFGEERLISVSRELTKMFEETKRGTVKEVLSYYTEKPAKGEIVIIVDGKK is encoded by the coding sequence ATGAGTAAATTGTATTTGGTACCAACGCCTATCGGAAATTTAGAAGATATTACTTTTAGAGCCTTAAAAGTGCTAAAAGAAGTTGATTATATTTTAGCTGAAGACACAAGAACAAGTGGAAAATTATTAAAGCATTTCGATATAAATACGCCAATGCAATCGCATCATATGCATAATGAGCATAAAACAGTTGAGCATATCGTAAAGCGAATTCAGGCAGGAGAAATATTTGCCTTAATTTCAGATGCTGGAACTCCAGCTATTTCAGATCCAGGTTTTTTATTAACTCGCGCTTGTATTCAAAATAATATCGAAGTGGAGTGCTTGCCAGGAGCTACAGCTTTTGTTCCCGCTTTAGTAAATTCTGGATTACCGAATGATAAGTTTGTATTTGAAGGTTTTTTACCCGTAAAAAAAGGTCGCCAAACACGATTGAAGTTTCTTGCAGAAGAAACTCGAACCATAATTTTCTATGAAAGTCCACATAAGTTGTTAAAAACATTAACGAACTTTTCTGAATATTTCGGAGAAGAACGTTTAATATCAGTTTCTAGAGAATTGACAAAAATGTTCGAAGAAACCAAACGAGGAACTGTAAAAGAAGTGTTATCATATTATACAGAGAAACCTGCCAAAGGCGAGATTGTAATTATTGTTGATGGTAAAAAGTAA